From one Streptomyces sp. N50 genomic stretch:
- a CDS encoding ABC transporter permease subunit, producing the protein MPHRTATLLWRAFLAAALVCAVGLLPWLSRTDPALTVLKARSAERDPDPQALAAIRTQLGLDDGPLRLLGEWLHGLPRGDAGRSWISGAEVMPGVLQALGASLLLMGAAAVVAVVTVGLVCARTLRRGGRAVERPGGTGSAALAALPEFLTASVLATVVGVQLGWLPALGWYGPRWVVLPALALGLPAGAVLGRLLDDLLPGAFGEPWVRAAAARGLSGRRIARQAVRRCLPGLLPNTGLFVVGLTGGAVAVEQIFDIPGLGRTTLQAALAQDLPVLQAGTLALLLLAALAAGLTRLTARLLIGPALRADALPSLHGPSASTTRRALPVVYGALLLGVVALGLPRDPLALDTGLRLQHPSWAHPFGTDALGRDLLARVAHGAVDTLLLALAISAVALGTGVLLGLLPRLSGPLVDTVNAVPPVLAALLVTAAAGSGAATPALAVAALAWTPLAAHTSALLLQERATLHVTATRGLGAGRWYILRHSLLPAVLPPVTRHALLRLPGVALALASLGFLGLGAQPPSPEWGLLLAENQPYAERAPWAVLAPAAVLALLGALAVTAAGSMRGAAVERELAAR; encoded by the coding sequence ATGCCGCACCGCACGGCCACGCTGCTGTGGCGCGCCTTCCTCGCGGCTGCCCTGGTGTGCGCGGTGGGCCTGCTGCCCTGGCTCTCCCGCACCGACCCGGCCCTCACCGTCCTCAAGGCCCGCTCGGCGGAACGAGACCCCGACCCGCAGGCCCTCGCCGCCATCCGCACCCAACTCGGCCTCGACGACGGCCCGTTGCGACTTCTCGGCGAGTGGCTCCACGGCCTGCCGCGCGGAGACGCCGGCCGGTCATGGATCTCCGGCGCCGAAGTCATGCCCGGTGTCCTCCAAGCCCTGGGCGCTTCCCTGCTGTTGATGGGGGCGGCGGCTGTAGTGGCCGTTGTCACGGTCGGGTTGGTGTGCGCGCGGACCCTGCGGCGGGGCGGGCGTGCGGTGGAGCGCCCCGGTGGCACCGGCTCCGCCGCACTCGCCGCGCTGCCCGAGTTCCTCACCGCGTCCGTGCTCGCCACCGTCGTCGGAGTGCAACTCGGGTGGTTGCCCGCGCTGGGGTGGTACGGGCCGCGGTGGGTGGTGTTGCCGGCGCTCGCGCTGGGGTTGCCCGCCGGAGCCGTGCTCGGGCGGTTGCTCGATGACCTGTTGCCGGGGGCGTTCGGCGAGCCGTGGGTACGGGCCGCTGCCGCGCGGGGGCTGTCCGGGCGGCGTATCGCCCGGCAGGCCGTGCGGCGGTGTCTGCCCGGGCTGTTGCCCAACACGGGTTTGTTCGTGGTCGGGTTGACCGGTGGAGCCGTCGCCGTCGAGCAGATCTTCGACATCCCGGGACTCGGGCGCACCACTCTCCAGGCCGCCCTCGCCCAGGACTTGCCCGTGCTGCAGGCCGGCACCCTCGCCCTGCTCCTGCTCGCCGCCCTCGCCGCCGGACTCACCCGCCTGACGGCACGCCTCCTCATCGGCCCCGCACTACGCGCCGACGCCCTCCCGTCCCTCCACGGGCCCAGCGCCTCAACTACCCGACGAGCCCTGCCCGTTGTCTACGGCGCCCTCCTCCTCGGTGTCGTCGCGCTCGGTCTGCCCCGGGATCCCCTCGCCCTCGACACCGGGCTGCGTCTCCAACACCCCAGCTGGGCCCACCCGTTCGGCACGGACGCGCTCGGCCGGGATCTCCTCGCGCGGGTCGCCCACGGTGCCGTCGACACCCTGCTGCTGGCCCTCGCGATCAGTGCCGTCGCGCTCGGCACCGGCGTACTGCTCGGGTTGTTGCCCCGGCTGTCCGGGCCGCTCGTCGACACGGTGAACGCCGTACCGCCGGTCCTGGCCGCGCTGTTGGTCACCGCCGCCGCGGGAAGTGGGGCGGCGACCCCCGCGCTCGCTGTGGCCGCCCTCGCCTGGACGCCCCTCGCAGCGCACACCTCCGCACTGCTGCTCCAGGAACGCGCCACCCTGCACGTGACCGCCACCCGGGGCCTGGGGGCGGGCCGTTGGTACATCCTGCGCCACTCACTCCTGCCCGCCGTCCTGCCACCCGTCACCCGGCACGCCCTGCTCCGCCTGCCCGGTGTCGCCCTCGCCCTCGCCTCGCTCGGCTTCCTCGGCCTCGGCGCGCAACCGCCCTCCCCGGAGTGGGGCCTGCTCCTCGCCGAGAACCAGCCCTACGCCGAACGCGCCCCCTGGGCCGTCCTCGCCCCCGCCGCCGTACTCGCCCTGCTCGGCGCGCTGGCGGTCACGGCCGCCGGGAGTATGCGGGGAGCCGCCGTAGAAAGGGAGTTGGCCGCCCGGTGA